The following coding sequences lie in one Amycolatopsis cihanbeyliensis genomic window:
- a CDS encoding RDD family protein, with amino-acid sequence MPRQSELITGDAVVLDLRVARLASRCLAFCLDVLLQAALLLGVLLLLNSVGGVDGTLLTVIMLVLVVLVVVGYPTIAETLSRGRTLGKLALGLRVVRDDGGPVRLRHALTRALAAFFVDFWALGLLGAVAFVVSFCSKDGKRVGDFLAGTLVVRERVPASDAPVIAMPPPLAEWASRLDLTGLSDDLALAARQYLGRYGELNEQARQQLGGRLAEDVARAIGAPIPMDAPPWAYLSAVLAERRAREHARHSGYRPSPYQPPAQDSGGTPPEPPGPFAPPG; translated from the coding sequence GCTCGACCTGCGGGTGGCGCGGTTGGCCAGCCGGTGCCTCGCCTTCTGCCTGGACGTGCTGCTCCAGGCGGCGCTGCTGCTCGGGGTGCTGCTACTGCTCAACTCCGTCGGCGGGGTGGACGGCACCCTGCTCACCGTGATCATGCTGGTCCTCGTCGTGCTCGTGGTGGTCGGGTACCCGACGATCGCCGAGACCCTCAGCAGGGGCCGCACGCTCGGCAAACTGGCCCTGGGGCTGCGCGTGGTGCGCGACGACGGCGGGCCGGTGCGGCTGCGGCACGCGCTCACCCGCGCCCTTGCCGCCTTCTTCGTCGACTTCTGGGCGCTCGGCCTGCTCGGTGCGGTCGCCTTCGTGGTGTCCTTCTGCTCGAAGGACGGCAAGCGGGTCGGCGACTTCCTCGCCGGCACCCTGGTGGTCAGGGAACGGGTGCCGGCGAGCGATGCGCCGGTCATCGCGATGCCGCCGCCACTGGCGGAGTGGGCCTCCCGGCTCGATCTCACCGGGCTGTCGGACGATCTCGCACTGGCGGCGCGGCAGTACCTCGGTCGTTACGGTGAGCTGAACGAGCAGGCCCGCCAGCAGCTCGGTGGCAGGCTGGCCGAGGACGTCGCGCGCGCCATCGGTGCCCCGATCCCGATGGACGCGCCACCGTGGGCCTACCTGTCCGCGGTACTGGCCGAGCGGCGCGCGCGGGAGCACGCCCGGCACTCCGGGTACCGGCCGTCCCCATACCAGCCGCCCGCCCAGGATTCCGGGGGCACACCGCCGGAGCCGCCCGGCCCGTTCGCACCGCCGGGCTGA
- a CDS encoding DUF2207 family protein, with protein MAAIAGGMVGIALLLAGSGVTQRESAPSVDVALKVERDGALAVTERVVVPRGEVTRSVPSRVRADAGADPRERVFTVQDASVAGNGHAEATEGGLSISLGPGESTVRYVVRGAVADAHGEQEVRWRIASGWNTALGAVTASFAAPAPEMSVTDCFAGPPGSARACTLAGVDHTGVVRLEQDGLATGDRLELVVGLPPGTVPADARIDPVTTFAGAFEPTWISGIAFGALALLLAAGALALRLARGRDASAPVADPGPVGVLLAEGDRAVFASPDGVLPGQVGTVVDESVDPVDIGATVLDLAVRNYLWITEVPGAGGTADWRFSRRNRPSPADESLHAFELAVLDALLPAGTDSTTLGELWVGGRLDVLPIREAMYRDVVRQGWFSPRALTGRGALTWLGAGFAVAGTGLTFVLACTVGHALTGVAVLLAGLALTAGSSLLPRRTGRGRALAGQLRGLLRYLHEVDVRDIPARDRELVFSRSLPYVVVLGETERWLRAFCELDPEAEGASGVHWFGGFEGERNLHRFGTHLPRFLNALDGLLAEAGHLRSLRTAVPAAG; from the coding sequence ATGGCAGCCATCGCGGGGGGAATGGTCGGCATAGCGTTGCTGCTGGCCGGATCGGGCGTGACGCAGCGGGAATCGGCGCCGTCCGTGGACGTGGCGCTGAAGGTGGAACGGGACGGCGCGCTCGCGGTCACCGAGCGGGTCGTCGTGCCGCGGGGCGAGGTGACCAGGTCGGTGCCCTCGCGGGTACGGGCCGACGCGGGTGCGGACCCGCGCGAACGTGTCTTCACCGTCCAGGACGCGAGCGTGGCCGGGAACGGGCACGCCGAGGCCACCGAGGGCGGCCTCTCGATCAGCCTCGGTCCCGGCGAATCGACGGTGCGCTACGTGGTGCGGGGTGCGGTCGCCGACGCGCACGGCGAGCAGGAGGTTCGCTGGCGGATCGCCAGTGGGTGGAACACCGCGCTCGGAGCCGTGACGGCCTCCTTCGCCGCACCGGCACCGGAGATGTCGGTGACCGACTGTTTCGCGGGCCCACCCGGATCGGCACGCGCCTGCACCCTGGCCGGGGTGGACCACACCGGCGTCGTCCGGCTCGAACAGGACGGCCTCGCCACCGGCGATCGGCTCGAGCTCGTCGTCGGGCTGCCGCCGGGCACGGTCCCGGCCGACGCCCGCATCGACCCCGTGACCACCTTCGCCGGGGCGTTCGAACCCACCTGGATCAGCGGCATCGCCTTCGGCGCGCTCGCCCTGCTGCTGGCCGCGGGCGCCCTCGCACTGAGGCTGGCCCGCGGTCGGGACGCGTCCGCGCCGGTCGCCGACCCCGGCCCCGTCGGGGTGCTGCTGGCCGAGGGGGACCGGGCGGTGTTCGCGTCCCCGGACGGTGTGCTGCCCGGTCAGGTCGGCACCGTGGTCGACGAGTCGGTCGACCCGGTGGACATCGGTGCCACGGTGCTCGATCTCGCGGTGCGCAACTACCTGTGGATCACCGAGGTACCCGGTGCGGGCGGGACCGCGGACTGGCGATTCAGCAGGCGCAACAGGCCCAGCCCGGCCGACGAGAGCCTGCACGCCTTCGAGCTGGCCGTTCTGGACGCCCTGTTGCCGGCGGGAACGGACAGCACCACGCTGGGCGAGCTGTGGGTCGGCGGGCGCCTCGACGTGCTGCCGATCCGCGAGGCGATGTACCGGGACGTGGTGCGCCAGGGCTGGTTCAGCCCGCGCGCGCTGACCGGGCGCGGGGCGCTGACCTGGCTCGGCGCCGGGTTCGCGGTGGCCGGTACCGGCCTCACCTTCGTGCTCGCCTGCACGGTCGGGCACGCGCTCACCGGGGTCGCGGTGCTGCTGGCCGGGCTCGCGCTGACCGCGGGGTCGAGCCTGCTGCCGCGGCGTACCGGGCGTGGCCGCGCGCTCGCCGGGCAGCTCCGCGGCCTGCTGCGTTACCTGCACGAGGTGGACGTGCGCGACATCCCCGCACGCGACCGGGAACTGGTGTTCTCCCGCTCGTTGCCGTACGTGGTGGTGCTCGGCGAGACCGAGCGTTGGCTGCGCGCCTTCTGCGAGCTCGACCCGGAGGCGGAAGGGGCCTCCGGGGTGCACTGGTTCGGCGGCTTCGAGGGTGAACGGAACCTGCACCGCTTCGGCACCCACCTGCCACGGTTCCTGAACGCACTGGACGGGTTGCTCGCCGAGGCCGGCCACCTCCGCTCGTTGCGCACCGCCGTCCCGGCCGCGGGCTGA